A window of the Fusarium poae strain DAOMC 252244 chromosome 3, whole genome shotgun sequence genome harbors these coding sequences:
- a CDS encoding hypothetical protein (TransMembrane:4 (n20-30c34/35o50-71i83-110o130-153i254-273o)) produces MVSFKKMSSVLTSRLANRRFAFALVTLAVCAAKGVHLHNHRSSVAPKRMILFFFSFFTQDILLLLFIRLLLSHWTPSFPGKLRFCITALASFLIAYNAALGLVSVSFYLVAGSEIRWRNIGFIADPSARAIMMSGFTAFLGVLVLCLCFSGVLQSACYGLFGWGGDIVNFPFTFIWRKLGFFASGRKAYDQLPQRDSLPQWNEGSESGSSHDDYSEDEYKEKTRSPTISPRRSSSFPSEGASSKRSKCMRFLRFLPYPIVTILLTALFTLTILRPKDPSLIFLSWTTGLLPFVDFASTSPFLDDLPSVFGKGVQRSWDDLTALTNPAPLDWLPKGTPVVSAEEPSGFQDWYSNQPRYSAKSDPLRISNLEEPLRESLQGKLKDINIRHVVMFFLESTRNDVFPIKKDGLIWNRFAETFPDKKLPQDVQDKLASLTPTANFITGDYEDGFEHADKPKRGGIHFTNAHTAGTYTLKSMTATVCGISPLVADFNLEHSHHLYQPCLPQIFNAMNIAGTKDAEKTKEDKWNSYFFQAATLDYDNQMNLMGAMGFPINHTIGREYLRSDLAKHGPVTLPNINEFAFEEDPLEDYITDIFEDAVKDNSRVFLTHLTSTSHHRFHMPKTEPYTPLAKGLDMMSRYVNTIGYDDKWIRKVLDVLDKQGIANETLVIFQGDHGTSLPENDYASPYYNPNIGVDHVPMILSHPQLPPFNVDEAVHSTQILPTILDILLETGSLSETSRKAATDLIGNYEGQSLLRPLITKSNSTGQGQWQFTVTNPGRAMLTVRDARYPDRHLVVPVIENVDWRLTDLSKDPHEHDSVQSLDFTAFIHGVDEKYGREMAEWAEEGAFVTRWFVKENSRRWRFDL; encoded by the coding sequence ATGGTTTCCTTCAAGAAAATGAGCTCAGTGCTCACTTCACGACTCGCCAACCGACGCTTCGCCTTTGCTCTCGTCACATTAGCTGTATGCGCTGCGAAAGGCGTTCATCTTCACAACCATAGATCTTCCGTAGCGCCCAAGCGCATGATTctgttctttttctctttcttcaccCAAGACATCCTTCTACTTCTCTTCATTCGACTCCTTCTCAGCCACTGGACCCCCAGCTTTCCTGGCAAACTACGATTTTGCATCACAGCGCTTGCGAGTTTTTTGATAGCCTACAATGCTGCACTCGGTCTTGTTTCGGTGTCTTTTTACCTTGTCGCTGGTTCGGAAATTCGCTGGCGCAACATTGGGTTTATCGCCGACCCTTCAGCTAGGGCAATCATGATGTCAGGTTTCACAGCGTTCTTGGGAGTACTGGTGCTTTGTCTTTGCTTCAGTGGCGTGCTTCAAAGTGCCTGCTATGGATTGTTTGGATGGGGTGGTGATATTGTCAACTTTCCCTTtactttcatctggcgcaagCTCGGCTTCTTCGCCAGTGGCAGAAAGGCCTACGATCAACTTCCTCAACGAGATTCTCTGCCCCAGTGGAATGAAGGCAGCGAGAGTGGATCGAGTCATGATGACTATTCAGAGGATGAGTACAAGGAGAAAACTAGATCACCAACCATCTCACCAAGACGCTCATCAAGCTTTCCCAGCGAAGGTGCTTCATCAAAGCGCTCAAAATGCATGCGCTTCCTTCGTTTTTTGCCGTATCCTATCGTTACTATTCTTCTGACAGCTCTTTTCACGCTCACGATTCTACGACCCAAGGATCCTTCTCTCATCTTCCTGTCCTGGACCACTGGACTTTTGCCTTTCGTCGACTTTGCCTCAACATCACCATTTCTCGACGATCTCCCCTCAGTTTTCGGTAAGGGAGTGCAACGTTCCTGGGATGATCTGACCGCTCTTACCAATCCCGCCCCTCTGGACTGGCTCCCCAAAGGCACGCCTGTTGTTTCGGCTGAGGAGCCTTCTGGTTTTCAAGACTGGTATAGTAATCAACCCCGATATAGCGCCAAATCCGACCCATTGAGGATCTCAAATCTGGAAGAGCCTCTTCGCGAGTCTCTACAAGGCAAGCTGAAGGACATCAACATTCGACACGTCGTCATGTTTTTCTTGGAGAGTACCAGAAACGATGTTTTCCCTATCAAGAAGGACGGTCTAATCTGGAATCGATTCGCTGAGACATTTCCCGACAAGAAACTGCCGCAGGATGTTCAAGATAAACTGGCCAGTTTGACACCAACAGCGAACTTTATCACAGGCGACTACGAGGATGGGTTTGAGCACGCCGATAAGCCCAAGCGCGGAGGAATTCACTTTACCAACGCACACACAGCCGGAACCTATACTCTCAAGAGCATGACCGCTACAGTCTGCGGCATCTCTCCTCTGGTTGCGGACTTTAACCTCGAACACAGCCATCACCTATATCAGCCCTGTTTACCGCAAATCTTCAACGCTATGAACATTGCAGGGACCAAGGATGCCGAGAAAACGAAGGAGGATAAGTGGAACTCGTATTTCTTTCAGGCTGCAACCCTCGACTATGATAACCAGATGAACTTGATGGGCGCTATGGGCTTTCCGATAAACCACACGATTGGACGAGAATATCTTCGCAGCGACCTTGCGAAGCATGGGCCTGTTACGTTGCCCAACATCAACGAGTTCGCTTTTGAGGAGGATCCTTTGGAGGACTACATCACCGATATTTTTGAGGACGCGGTAAAGGACAACAGCCGCGTGTTCCTCACTCATCTTACGAGTACCAGCCACCACCGATTTCACATGCCCAAGACCGAACCATATACACCTTTGGCCAAGGGTCTAGATATGATGTCTCGTTATGTCAACACGATCGGATATGACGACAAATGGATTCGAAAGGTTCTCGACGTCTTGGATAAGCAGGGCATTGCCAATGAGACGTTGGTTATCTTCCAGGGCGATCACGGAACATCACTACCAGAGAACGACTACGCATCACCATATTACAACCCCAACATCGGTGTCGACCATGTCCCTATGATCCTCTCACACCCGCAATTACCTCCCTTTAATGTCGACGAAGCTGTCCACTCAACACAAATCCTTCCCACCATTCTCGATATCCTTCTCGAGACTGGTTCCCTCAGCGAAACAAGCCGCAAGGCCGCGACAGATCTTATCGGTAATTACGAAGGCCAATCACTCCTTCGACCTCTCATCACCAAGAGTAATTCCACAGGCCAAGGCCAGTGGCAGTTCACCGTGACTAACCCAGGACGTGCTATGCTCACTGTCCGAGACGCGCGGTATCCTGATCGACATCTTGTGGTGCCGGTTATCGAGAATGTGGATTGGAGATTAACAGATCTGTCAAAAGATCCGCACGAGCATGACTCAGTGCAGAGTTTAGACTTTACTGCTTTTATACATGGCGTTGATGAAAAATATGGACGAGAAATGGCCGAGTGGGCTGAGGAGGGTGCTTTTGTTACAAGATGGTTTGTCAAGGAGAATAGCAGGCGTTGGCGGTTTGATCTCTGA
- a CDS encoding hypothetical protein (TransMembrane:2 (o6-30i160-178o)) has translation MASLGVYAGVTTLIVLLLSYGIPLFLSEYFPWQSLYKQRHGKPTVTTKSYEGRTVLITGANGAFGSRAAKLFAHRDVDTLVLVDVRDCGELKQEIEKELTDAGKATPTILVWQADLMNFSGCQEVARRAQDLKTLDHVLMTMGILSFNRRVSPEGWETSIQINYLSGALLGLLLLPLLKSCSSNPNPPVMTFVTSFGIYPSSFTMGMPKNGNYLKMLSNNKDGMQQAHQYGRSKALLLYFTRELAQRVSASKLPHKVTINSADPGSAWTPLTAPNQDQLIPRLIQNFGSRAPEICAAALVNGVSSSEDAHGKIMQDFDTTSYPPFMERKSGHVAQKRVWDETREEFEAKVPEVKAVYEMLGEL, from the exons ATGGCCAGTCTGGGCGTTTACGCGGGTGTAACAACGCTCATCGTCTTGCTTCTTAGCTACGGTATCCCATTGTTCCTCAGCGAGTACTTTCCTTGGCAGTCGCTGTATAAACAACGTCACGGAAAGCCTACTGTCACGACAAAATCGTACGAGGGGCGAACTGTGCTCATCACCGGTGCTAATGGTGCTTTTGGATCGAGGGCTGCAAAACTCTTTGCGCATCGAGATGTTGACAcgcttgttcttgttgacGTCAGGGACTGTGGAGAGCTGAAGCAGGAGATTGAGAAGGAATTGACTGATGCGGGCAAAGCAACGCCTACCATTCTTGTCTGGCAGGCTGACTTGATGAATTTCTCTGGATGTCAAGAGGTTGCGAGAAGGGCACAGGATTTGAAGACGCTTGACCATGTTTTGATGACTATGGGTATTCTGTCTTTCAACCGCCGCGTGTCGCCCGAAGGTTGGGAAACCT CCATCCAAATCAACTACCTCTCTGGTGCTCTCCTCGGACTCCTCCTTCTACCTCTCCTTAAATCTTGCTCTTCCAACCCCAACCCTCCCGTCATGACCTTTGTCACATCCTTCGGCATCTACCCCTCATCCTTCACAATGGGTATGCCCAAGAATGGCAATTATCTCAAGATGCTCAGTAACAACAAGGACGGCATGCAGCAGGCTCATCAATACGGACGATCCAAGGCTCTGTTGCTTTACTTCACCCGCGAACTCGCCCAGCGTGTCTCAGCTTCGAAGCTTCCTCACAAGGTGACCATCAACAGTGCCGACCCTGGGTCTGCATGGACGCCTCTTACTGCACCGAACCAGGACCAGCTCATTCCAAGATTAATTCAGAACTTTGGATCGAGAGCACCAGAGATTTGCGCTGCTGCTCTTGTTAATGGTGTCTCATCTTCTGAGGATGCGCATGGAAAGATTATGCAGGACTTTGATACTACTTC GTACCCACCCTTCATGGAGCGCAAGAGCGGTCATGTAGCCCAGAAGCGTGTTTGGGATGAGACGAGGGAAGAGTTTGAGGCCAAGGTTCCAGAGGTCAAAGCTGTCTACGAAATGTTGGGTGAACTTTGA
- a CDS encoding hypothetical protein (SECRETED:SignalP(1-20)~TransMembrane:9 (n4-15c20/21o171-189i219-238o301-322i353-374o386-407i438-457o463-484i496-515o521-540i)), translating to MHSLLLRLVLFTVFLSPSDAAHLQFQDCQGRPPPNTIIFEDHFVPNTLYGFLEKQKDETHLSFRLLANFETSAACESALVDNASVELSLGAVGGTRRYNSDHQNVTCKTIKYKQINREVHLQYLDVLFRIDDPAPLAAYTVELNIDGPEHFSVACLKSFITPDIGLTFQGISSWGPALIFILVILVAGWREWYDLVHPQGDDEENDTQRSQDRSHLTRIADCLTYLQFIFFSSSLTLYQPGFLQPVVTGVSWSTLMFRKGILWRESLYYGINDGIHEINGTFGGTTGLEHMTQVMAAPITVYTWANIAALAFVILLGLYGILQIGLHVRWTRDWFSRSGTLTLESSTFERQKATVWVSLRVFLSYLLFPLTAWTTYQLDSVSARPLYYMFLVISVVALLIIASWWGLASRSPQNMGYLLIDDIHKQDTDGEPSRTQDYYTLVTFILLFARGVIVGGLQRFGTAQVFSLIACEVIQLCFLAWAGAAPGLLSKPFLMAGARLTILLLCMGMIPDIWSHTAASVLGYIILIFHSIFIIGMFFVPSALEFGRLTVTTYREWKNTPPPESSRERPQVYGLRQLRRRPTNRTNLSERGIVNYRSSLSSSEHSSNTNSSSNTSNRDSDPVSPELLRTYFRSPRPERSISSLSERNQQFPSFEIARPKRSISNHSERDPRSTSSPSSRSRRFPSLDRPETVYESPDERTSEGSSRSEDSGELAEPPSPWEMVLPLATDVDYSVREIDRYYVRPRRVSFGNSGNDSDESAGQASKWFNKFKFWS from the exons ATGCACTCATTATTATTACGCCTTGTCCTCTTCACCGTATTTCTTTCTCCCTCTGACGCTGCGCATCTTCAGTTCCAAGACTGCCAGGGTCGACCTCCACCCAATACTATCATCTTTGAAGACCACTTTGTACCGAATACACTTTACGGTTTTCTGGAAAAGCAAAAAGATGAGACACATCTCAGCTTTAGGCTCTTGGCCAATTTTGAGACGTCAGCGGCTTGTGAGAGTGCCTTGGTCGACAATGCCTCTGTCGAATTGAGTTTAGGGGCTGTTGGTGGCACGAGGCGTTACAACAGCGACCACCAGAACGTGACTTGCAAGACAATCAAGTACAAGCAGATCAACCGGGAAGTTCATCTGCAATATCTGGATGTTTTGTTCAGGATTGATGATCCTGCGCCGCTGGCGGCTTATACAGTGGAACTCAACATCGACGGCCCCGAGCATTTCTCAGTCGCTTGTCTAAAAAGCTTCATTACACCAGACATTGGTTTGACTTTCCAGGGCATCTCTTCCTGGGGACCGGCTTTGATTTTTATTTTGGTCATTCTCGTTGCTGGATGGCGAGAATGGTATGATTTGGTGCATCCGCAAGGCGACGATGAAGAAAATGACACACAAAGAAGCCAAGACAGGTCTCACTTGACGAGAATCGCCGACTGTCTCACATACCTCCagttcatcttcttctcaagctccCTCACTCTCTATCAACCAGGATTTCTACAACCGGTCGTTACAGGAGTTAGTTGGTCGACTCTCATGTTTCGCAAGGGTATTCTATGGAGGGAATCGCTTTACTACGGCATCAACGATGGCATTCATGAGATCAACGGTACCTTTGGCGGGACAACAGGCCTCGAGCATATGACCCAGGTTATGGCTGCACCAATTACAGTTTACACGTGGGCTAATATCGCCGCCCTTGCTTTTGTcattcttcttggtctttacGGCATCCTTCAAATCGGCCTGCATGTGAGATGGACGCGAGATTGGTTTAGTCGGTCCGGCACCTTGACCCTCGAAAGTTCCACGTTTGAGCGACAGAAAGCTACGGTCTGGGTTTCTCTAAGGGTGTTCCTCAGCTACCTTCTGTTCCCATTGACTGCCTGGACGACATATCAACTCGACAGCGTAAGCGCACGACCACTATACTACATGTTTCTTGTGATTTCTGTTGTCGCTCTTCTCATCATTGCAAGTTGGTGGGGATTGGCATCGAGAAGTCCACAGAACATGGGCTATCTGCTTATTGACGACATTCACAAGCAAGACACGGATGGGGAGCCTTCCCGCACACAAGACTACTATACCCTCGTTACTTTTATACTCCTGTTCGCCCGCGGTGTTATCGTTGGTGGATTGCAGCGTTTTGGCACAGCACAAGTGTTCTCTCTAATCGCATGCGAAGTCATACAACTTTGCTTTCTAGCATGGGCCGGAGCAGCGCCTGGGTTGCTTTCTAAACCATTTCTCATGGCTGGTGCACGTCTTactattcttcttctttgcatGGGAATGATTCCTGATATTTGGAGTCATACGGCAGCGAGTGTGCTTGGCTATATCATTTTAATCTTTCattccatcttcatcattggcATGTTCTTTGTTCCCTCGGCGTTGGAGTTTGGACGACTTACTGTTACTACTTATCGCGAATGGAAGAATACTCCGCCTCCCGAGTCCTCGCGAGAACGGCCTCAG GTATACGGTCTTCGACAACTGAGGAGACGTCCCACAAATAGGACGAACCTCTCGGAAAGAGGCATAGTCAATTATAGAAGCAGTCTATCATCTTCGGAACATTCATCCAACACCAACTCATCATCAAACACATCAAACCGAGACTCAGATCCCGTATCACCTGAACTTCTCCGTACGTACTTCCGATCTCCGAGACCGGAGCGATCCATATCAAGTCTCTCCGAGAGAAACCAGCAATTTCCGTCATTCGAAATTGCAAGGCCCAAACGATCTATCTCGAATCACTCAGAGAGAGATCCTAGGTCTACATCTAGTCCGTCCAGCAGAAGTCGACGGTTCCCATCACTCGATAGGCCGGAGACTGTGTATGAGAGTCCCGATGAAAGGACGTCTGAAGGATCCAGTAGAAGCGAGGATAGTGGTGAATTGGCAGAACCTCCGTCACCGTGGGAGATGGTGTTACCCTTAGCCACCGATGTGGATTATTCTGTGCGCGAAATTGATAGATACTACGTTAGACCGCGAAGGGTGTCGTTTGGGAATTCGGGTAATGATTCTGATGAGTCGGCGGGCCAGGCTTCAAAATggtttaataagtttaagtTCTGGTCATGA
- a CDS encoding hypothetical protein (SECRETED:SignalP(1-19)~MEROPS:MER0004964) codes for MSLRAVFTSGLLYVSLATAQQTYAKNQVAVVNDSEEASKNFQDVDDVTLESPAFTDPKSIPAGFMNGTSGPTSDATLEYFLQSLASRNDWLTYQSPAFKSDEGRSIPYVYLSTSTQPEVKANASSTEKLRVYLQGGVHGNEPGGDQALLALLGKFDANSTWTASILEKMDIMILPRYNPDGVAYFQRVLATGYDPNRDHIRFASQQTRDVKALITDFHPHIAVDAHEFGATRPFGDNKQWNQAVDGQFDAMKNLNIHKDIREYSESVFAPRIAGAMEKRKLRWSPYIVGSAAEPLVFTQLDTQARAGDVSLALTQAMVFLTETRGIMLGGQNFQRRVASGLTMIEAIIQTAADKAEEVYEVIEGARRKVVESDEDIIINDSYQPENRTWDMIEVETGKLVKVPIKFLSSTPVKANLTRSRPEAYVFPQAWKEAADRLRLVGVKVDQLRSEFKGEVEALNVTSITVGSTVYHGTVLNTVTTQTKRKEISMPAGSFWVSARQAAAAYAFVVLEPENIDSYATFNILPVNVGDEYPVYRVMA; via the exons ATGTCGCTCCGTGCTGTTTTCACCTCTGGCCTCTTGTACGTTAGCCTGGCTACGGCTCAGCAAACGTATGCCAAGAATCAGGTTGCTGTGGTAAACGATAGTGAGGAAGCCTCAAAGAACTTCCAGGATGTCGACGATGTGACGCTTGAGTCGCCTGCTTTCACCGATCCGAAGAGTATTCCTGCTGGGTTCATGAATGGCACGAGTGGCCCTACAAGTGATGCTACGCTGG AATACTTTCTCCAGAGTCTCGCATCTCGCAATGACTGGTTAACGTACCAGAGCCCTGCATTCAAGTCTGACGAAGGACGCTCAATTCCTTACGTCTACCTCTCTACATCAACCCAGCCCGAAGTCAAGGCCAATGCATCCTCGACAGAGAAGCTGCGAGTCTACCTGCAAGGCGGAGTTCATGGAAACGAACCTGGCGGCGACCAAGCACTTTTGGCCCTTCTGGGTAAGTTCGATGCCAACTCTACCTGGACAGCTTCGATCTTGGAAAAGATGGACATCATGATCCTACCTCGCTACAACCCCGACGGTGTCGCGTACTTCCAGCGTGTTCTTGCCACTGGATATGATCCCAACAGAGACCACATCCGATTTGCCAGCCAACAGACCCGCGATGTAAAGGCTTTGATCACTGATTTCCACCCTCACATCGCCGTCGACGCCCACGAGTTTGGCGCCACGAGACCTTTCGGAGACAACAAACAGTGGAACCAAGCTGTAGACGGCCAGTTTGATGCCATGAAGAACCTCAACATTCACAAGGATATCCGCGAATACTCCGAGTCAGTCTTTGCGCCCAGAATTGCCGGCGCCATGGAAAAGCGCAAACTGCGCTGGAGCCCTTACATCGTTGGCAGTGCTGCGGAGCCCTTGGTCTTTACTCAGCTCGACACTCAGGCTCGTGCAGGTGATGTATCTTTGGCTCTTACCCAGGCTATGGTATTCCTCACCGAGACTAGGGGTATCATGCTGGGTGGCCAGAACTTCCAGCGTCGTGTGGCCTCGGGATTAACCATGATCGAGGCCATTATCCAGACTGCTGCTGACAAGGCTGAAGAGGTGTATGAAGTGATCGAGGGAGCCCGTCGCAAGGTTGTTGAGAGTGATGAGGATATTATTATCAACGACAGCTACCAGCCCGAGAACCGAACTTGGGATATGATTGAAGTTGAGACCGGAAAGCTGGTCAAGGTCCCCATCAAGTTTCTCAGTTCCACACCTGTTAAGGCCAATCTGACACGAAGCCGTCCCGAGGCCTATGTCTTCCCACAAGCCTGGAAAGAAGCCGCCGACCGTCTCCGTCTTGTCGGTGTCAAGGTCGACCAGCTCCGCTCCGAATTCAAGGGTGAAGTTGAAGCACTCAATGTCACCAGCATTACCGTGGGATCAACCGTCTACCATGGAACAGTTCTCAACACTGTTACCACTCAGACTAAGCGCAAGGAAATCAGCATGCCTGCGGGTAGCTTTTGGGTTTCTGCCAGACAAGCTGCTGCGGCGTATGcttttgttgttcttgagcCTGAGAATATTGATTCATATGCTACCTTTAACATTTTGCCTGTCAACGTGGGAGATGAATACCCTGTATACCGTGTTATGGCCTAG